CGGCTCACTCCACCTCGTCCCCCACGGGGGCCAAGCGCGGGATATTCAGCTTCTCGGTCTTCTCTCCGGGCGGGTGAATCAACTCGTGGACATGTTGTTTGGTGGCGGTGAATTCTTGGCTGAAGACGGACTGAGGGGAGCGGGGGCGATCGACTGAGACCTGGATGATTTCTTTGACCCGACCCGGGTGGGCTTCGAGCACCAGGATTCGATCCGCCAAGTAAACCGCCTCATCCAAATCGTGGGTGATGAACAAAATGGTGATGTCGATATTCCGCCAGATCTCCAAAAGATAGCCCTGCATTTGAGCCCGGGTCTGGGCATCGAGCGCTCCGAAAGGTTCGTCCATCAAGAGGATCTTGGGCTGATTGGCCAGGGCTCGGGCAATCGCCACTCGCTGTTTCATCCCTCCAGAAAGTTGGCTCGGGTAGGCGTTTTCAAACTTGGAGAGCCCCACCAAATTGATCCAATCGCGGGCCTCCCTTTCGGCCACCATCCTGCTGTGGCCGGTCCGCTCCAGGCCAAACATGACATTCTTTTTGACCGTCAACCACGGGAACAAGGTGTAACCCTGAAAGACCATCCCGCGATC
This sequence is a window from Verrucomicrobiota bacterium. Protein-coding genes within it:
- a CDS encoding ABC transporter ATP-binding protein, whose amino-acid sequence is MSPTQTALQDRPLSPETAERFRRLQERPAAMEVCGLGKIYPSSGGPVEALREIDFTVHRREFMCVIGQSGCGKSTLIRTLAGLEEPSTGEILLEGEPVLGPCPDRGMVFQGYTLFPWLTVKKNVMFGLERTGHSRMVAEREARDWINLVGLSKFENAYPSQLSGGMKQRVAIARALANQPKILLMDEPFGALDAQTRAQMQGYLLEIWRNIDITILFITHDLDEAVYLADRILVLEAHPGRVKEIIQVSVDRPRSPQSVFSQEFTATKQHVHELIHPPGEKTEKLNIPRLAPVGDEVE